The Streptococcus pantholopis genome has a segment encoding these proteins:
- a CDS encoding helix-turn-helix domain-containing protein yields the protein MKNTAIGSSWQEVQQDLFTAEERRESDLRVAVMLELIKARQEQGISQKKLEELSGVSQPVIARMESGKTSPQLDTVLKVLASLGKTLAVVPLEQE from the coding sequence ATGAAGAATACAGCTATCGGAAGTTCTTGGCAAGAGGTTCAACAAGACCTCTTTACGGCAGAAGAAAGACGAGAAAGCGACTTGAGAGTGGCTGTGATGCTAGAGCTAATCAAGGCCCGTCAAGAACAGGGCATCAGCCAAAAGAAACTAGAAGAACTCAGCGGCGTTAGCCAGCCTGTCATTGCTAGGATGGAGTCTGGAAAGACGAGTCCACAGCTGGATACGGTCTTAAAAGTCCTTGCCAGTCTTGGAAAAACATTAGCTGTCGTCCCTTTGGAACAAGAGTAA
- a CDS encoding TetR/AcrR family transcriptional regulator, which produces MSGNKKQDLKSAAYDIFSKKGYKAAGISEIAKQAGVATGSFYNYYDSKEAIFLDIYIEENNRVRQAMIDEIDWEEAPAEVIGQIFGRARSFVSSNKILTEWYNPAISGELHSYYASEKGKSDYPFHQFLVETFTNRMQAEGYPPEKIQEVLQVYQLFYYMDTHITEKDFPNVSQTIERLATYFVKGFFK; this is translated from the coding sequence ATGTCAGGCAACAAAAAGCAAGACTTGAAATCTGCAGCTTATGATATTTTTTCCAAGAAAGGTTATAAGGCAGCAGGGATTTCTGAGATTGCTAAACAGGCTGGTGTAGCCACCGGATCGTTTTATAATTATTATGATTCCAAGGAAGCTATTTTTTTGGATATTTACATTGAGGAGAATAATCGCGTGCGTCAAGCTATGATAGACGAAATTGATTGGGAAGAAGCTCCTGCTGAAGTCATCGGTCAAATTTTTGGGCGGGCGCGCAGTTTTGTTTCTTCCAATAAAATTTTGACGGAGTGGTATAACCCGGCTATTTCTGGCGAGCTGCACAGCTATTACGCTTCAGAAAAAGGTAAGTCTGACTACCCTTTTCACCAATTTTTAGTGGAAACCTTTACCAATCGTATGCAGGCGGAAGGCTATCCGCCAGAGAAAATTCAGGAGGTGCTGCAGGTCTATCAGCTTTTCTACTATATGGACACGCATATCACTGAAAAAGATTTTCCCAATGTCAGTCAGACAATCGAAAGGTTAGCGACTTATTTTGTCAAAGGCTTTTTCAAATAA
- a CDS encoding Fic family protein has translation MQPSYRITEKMLNQVQRISELTTQLAIERRELHLHKESRIRSIQSSLAIENNSLSIEQVTAVIEGKRVLGPPKDIHEVENAYEAYERAFQLDPYSVDDFLTAHRLLTKDLVTHAGQFRTGDVGVYDSAGQVIHVGARPQFVAALVQELFDWAKASDISDYVKSCIVHFELEIIHPFEDGNGRMGRLWQSVILSHCNPIFEWLPIESVIYHYQQGYYDALAFSNQSNDATVFIEFMLDAILETLKNYQDTQLQSQTVRLNPKEEAVWEKINAYLLEHTSITNSIAQELLGLSESSTRRYLALFSKNGFLIVEGTTRDRRYRLG, from the coding sequence ATGCAACCGTCCTATAGAATCACTGAAAAAATGTTGAATCAGGTCCAGCGGATATCCGAACTGACGACTCAGCTAGCTATTGAACGACGAGAATTACATCTTCATAAGGAAAGTCGAATCCGATCCATACAGTCCTCTTTAGCTATTGAAAATAACAGTTTAAGCATAGAGCAGGTGACGGCTGTTATTGAGGGCAAGCGTGTGCTTGGTCCGCCAAAGGATATTCATGAGGTGGAAAATGCTTATGAAGCTTATGAACGTGCCTTTCAACTAGATCCGTATAGCGTAGACGATTTCTTGACTGCTCATCGATTGTTGACAAAAGATTTGGTTACACATGCCGGACAATTCCGTACAGGAGATGTCGGTGTCTATGATAGTGCGGGGCAGGTCATACATGTTGGAGCTAGACCTCAGTTTGTTGCTGCTTTGGTACAGGAATTATTTGACTGGGCTAAAGCTAGCGATATTTCCGACTATGTCAAATCTTGTATTGTTCACTTTGAATTAGAGATTATTCACCCATTTGAAGATGGTAATGGACGCATGGGGCGTCTATGGCAAAGTGTGATTCTTAGCCACTGTAATCCTATCTTTGAGTGGCTACCTATTGAATCGGTCATTTACCATTATCAGCAAGGCTACTACGATGCACTTGCATTCAGTAATCAGTCTAATGATGCGACGGTATTTATTGAATTTATGCTGGATGCCATATTAGAAACCTTGAAAAATTATCAAGATACCCAACTCCAATCGCAAACTGTTCGACTAAATCCAAAAGAAGAAGCCGTTTGGGAAAAAATCAATGCTTATCTTCTTGAGCATACTAGCATTACCAATTCGATTGCTCAAGAGTTACTTGGTTTAAGTGAGTCAAGCACGCGGCGCTATTTAGCTTTATTCAGCAAAAATGGTTTCTTGATCGTTGAGGGAACGACACGTGACCGGCGGTACAGATTAGGTTAA
- a CDS encoding CPBP family intramembrane glutamic endopeptidase, translated as MTETKTFKRYLLSTFVLAWLLQIGAGIFYQNGRHLFFTILLLLAMYCPFLGVLAAKVPLKEIGWRLPLRNKKWLFFLTAWFLPVLLAALGAILYFAVKPQAFDATAPYITSQFSREQLTALEAGGLTPFILAFLTSLSAALFAPFVNMLLALGEEVGWRGFMHGYLKEKFGLKKGVIYSGLIWGIWHWPIMFFGYEYGTDYWGYPVVGCLLFLVFTTAFAVLLDWIFAKTGSIWAPSLMHGSVNAAVFGLYFLKPAFMNDLLFGPLPIGLLGGIPLLTYSIWVYLKYYYKKS; from the coding sequence ATGACTGAAACAAAAACATTCAAGCGCTACCTCCTCTCAACATTTGTTCTGGCATGGCTTTTACAGATTGGTGCTGGGATTTTTTATCAAAACGGACGCCATCTGTTTTTTACCATTCTGTTGCTGTTGGCTATGTACTGTCCCTTTTTAGGGGTGCTGGCAGCTAAAGTTCCCTTAAAAGAGATAGGGTGGCGGCTTCCCTTAAGAAATAAAAAATGGCTGTTTTTCCTGACTGCATGGTTTTTACCAGTGCTTTTAGCGGCTTTAGGGGCAATACTGTATTTTGCGGTTAAACCTCAGGCCTTTGATGCAACAGCTCCTTATATTACATCGCAATTCAGCAGAGAACAGCTGACAGCTTTAGAGGCAGGCGGGCTGACACCCTTTATTCTAGCCTTTCTGACCTCACTGTCTGCTGCTCTCTTCGCACCGTTTGTCAATATGTTATTGGCACTTGGGGAAGAAGTTGGCTGGCGCGGCTTTATGCACGGCTACCTCAAAGAAAAGTTCGGTCTAAAAAAAGGGGTTATTTATTCTGGTTTGATTTGGGGCATTTGGCACTGGCCGATTATGTTTTTTGGCTACGAATACGGGACAGACTACTGGGGCTACCCTGTAGTTGGCTGTCTGCTCTTTCTTGTCTTTACAACAGCTTTTGCTGTCCTGCTGGACTGGATCTTTGCCAAAACCGGAAGTATATGGGCCCCCTCTCTCATGCACGGTTCAGTTAATGCGGCAGTATTTGGCCTGTATTTTTTAAAACCCGCTTTTATGAATGACCTGCTTTTCGGCCCACTTCCAATAGGATTGCTGGGAGGCATTCCTTTGTTAACATACAGTATATGGGTTTATCTGAAATATTATTACAAAAAATCATGA
- a CDS encoding SDR family NAD(P)-dependent oxidoreductase: MPVTLKQYVCITGASSGIGLEAAKAFAGLGFHLILVARRQKQLEELRKELLQQYPDLDILVKSLDLSIPDNAYQLYNSLKGFHITVWINNAGFGNYDSVAHQNLEKTSAMIHLNIEALTILSSLYVRDYQDIDSSQLINISSRGGYMLVDNAVTYCATKFYVSAFTEGLALEMKNNRHSLQAKVLAPAATQTEFGKVASDSSSYNYDDHFKQYHSAKEMADFLIQLYKSDKTVELVDVKDFSFHLSQQLFNY; this comes from the coding sequence ATGCCAGTCACTTTAAAACAATATGTATGCATCACCGGAGCTAGCTCCGGCATCGGTTTGGAAGCCGCAAAAGCGTTCGCCGGTCTTGGCTTTCATCTAATCTTAGTCGCAAGACGCCAAAAACAGTTAGAAGAACTAAGAAAAGAATTGCTGCAGCAATACCCAGATTTGGACATTCTTGTAAAAAGCCTTGATTTATCAATCCCAGACAATGCTTATCAACTGTACAACAGCTTAAAAGGCTTTCATATCACTGTTTGGATTAACAATGCTGGATTTGGAAATTATGACAGCGTCGCTCATCAAAATTTAGAGAAAACTTCTGCAATGATTCATCTGAATATTGAGGCTTTAACTATATTATCCAGCCTTTATGTCAGAGATTACCAAGACATTGACAGCAGTCAGCTGATCAATATTTCTTCCCGAGGAGGCTATATGCTGGTAGATAATGCTGTCACTTACTGTGCAACAAAATTTTATGTCAGTGCCTTTACGGAAGGACTGGCATTAGAAATGAAGAACAACCGCCACAGCTTACAGGCCAAAGTGCTTGCTCCAGCTGCTACTCAAACAGAATTCGGCAAAGTTGCCAGTGATTCAAGCAGCTATAACTATGATGACCATTTCAAGCAGTATCACTCTGCTAAAGAAATGGCTGATTTCCTCATCCAGCTCTATAAAAGCGATAAAACTGTCGAGCTCGTCGATGTAAAAGATTTTAGCTTCCACCTCAGTCAGCAACTTTTCAACTATTAA
- a CDS encoding alpha/beta fold hydrolase: MTYSYQNPYIHLSGQLTNKKLIQAGFTENTYDTGEVLLNYIVGPNKGPCLLLLPAQMGTWESYKKVLLPLSQHFHVYAMDIRGHGKSTWTPGHYSWKIIGADLKAFIENVIQETVMISGNSSGGILALWCAANIPDKVSSIVLEDAPVFSAEMPRFKEEDRFVYNGLKHLVEQIGTIEDRDLADYFKGMEIPASDKRIKRIPDWFVNWLSKKIRRFQNAHPNMPVEVAFPDSLRLLIKSLSMFDPDFARAFVDGRFYEGINHEEALKQTACPILFLHGDWKRDERYGLIGALDEHDVKHITDLAPQTIYKKISANHVIHSFKPKIFVKEVTAFYKGQKIQTNSKSL, encoded by the coding sequence ATGACCTATTCTTATCAAAACCCATACATCCACTTATCAGGACAGCTCACAAATAAAAAACTAATTCAAGCAGGCTTTACTGAAAACACCTATGACACGGGGGAAGTTTTACTGAACTATATCGTCGGACCGAACAAGGGCCCCTGTTTGCTGCTGCTTCCTGCTCAAATGGGGACATGGGAGAGCTACAAAAAAGTCCTGCTGCCGCTGTCACAGCATTTTCATGTCTATGCTATGGACATCAGAGGACACGGAAAATCAACATGGACACCGGGACATTATTCGTGGAAAATTATAGGAGCCGATTTAAAAGCTTTCATTGAAAATGTTATTCAAGAAACTGTAATGATTAGCGGAAATTCTTCCGGCGGGATTTTAGCACTGTGGTGTGCAGCCAATATCCCTGACAAGGTGTCTTCCATTGTGCTGGAGGATGCTCCTGTTTTTTCGGCGGAAATGCCGCGTTTCAAAGAAGAGGACAGATTTGTCTATAACGGCTTGAAACATCTTGTTGAGCAGATTGGCACTATTGAAGACAGAGACTTGGCAGACTACTTTAAAGGTATGGAAATACCGGCCTCTGACAAACGGATAAAAAGAATCCCAGACTGGTTTGTCAACTGGCTTTCTAAGAAAATCAGACGTTTTCAGAATGCTCATCCCAATATGCCGGTAGAAGTTGCCTTTCCAGATAGTTTAAGATTACTGATCAAATCTCTATCCATGTTTGATCCGGATTTTGCCAGAGCTTTCGTAGACGGCCGCTTTTATGAGGGAATCAATCACGAAGAAGCCTTAAAACAGACCGCCTGCCCTATCCTTTTCTTACATGGAGACTGGAAAAGAGATGAACGTTACGGGCTGATTGGGGCATTAGATGAGCATGATGTCAAACACATTACAGACTTGGCACCACAAACTATTTATAAAAAAATTTCGGCCAATCATGTCATTCATTCTTTTAAGCCGAAAATATTTGTTAAAGAAGTGACTGCATTTTACAAAGGACAAAAAATTCAAACCAACTCAAAAAGCCTGTGA
- a CDS encoding restriction endonuclease subunit S yields MTRHNLPNIKFKQFEDEWELVKLDDIKDVRDGTHNSPKYVTKGYPLVTSKNLTDNGIDLSTISLISEEDYSEINKRSKVDKGDILLGLIGTIGKPVLVNKEGFAIKNVGLIKSGGSLSNEFLIQFLKGNQFNKYINLEMAGNTQKFLGLNILRNTKVPFPIFPEQSAIGTLFQTLDELLSAYKDNLTNYQAFKASMLSKMFPKAGQTTPEIRLDGFDGEWEEKKLGELSEIVRGASPRPIQDPKWFDGSSEVGWLRISDVTNQNGRIHDLEQRISELGQEKTRVLKEPHLLLSIAASVGKPVINYVQTGVHDGFLIFLNPIFDKEFMFQWLEMFKDGWNKYGQPGSQVNLNSDIVKNHKLKVPTLDEQRAIGTFFANLDDLIASHQNKIAELETLKKKLLQDMFI; encoded by the coding sequence ATGACAAGACATAACTTACCAAACATAAAATTCAAGCAGTTTGAAGACGAGTGGGAATTAGTTAAATTAGACGATATTAAAGATGTACGTGATGGCACCCATAATTCACCAAAGTATGTTACTAAAGGATATCCATTAGTAACTTCAAAAAATCTAACTGACAATGGTATTGATTTATCAACCATTTCCTTAATTTCAGAGGAAGATTATAGTGAGATAAATAAGAGATCAAAAGTGGATAAAGGGGATATTCTACTTGGATTAATTGGAACAATTGGAAAGCCAGTATTAGTTAATAAAGAAGGATTTGCAATTAAAAATGTAGGCCTTATTAAATCTGGTGGAAGTTTATCAAACGAATTTTTAATTCAATTCTTGAAAGGAAATCAATTTAATAAGTATATTAATTTAGAGATGGCCGGAAATACACAGAAATTTCTAGGATTAAATATCCTTAGAAATACAAAGGTGCCTTTTCCAATCTTCCCCGAACAATCCGCCATCGGCACTCTCTTCCAAACGCTTGACGAGCTTTTATCTGCCTATAAGGATAATTTGACTAACTATCAAGCTTTTAAGGCGTCCATGTTGTCCAAGATGTTTCCAAAGGCAGGACAGACCACGCCTGAAATCCGCTTAGATGGATTTGATGGAGAGTGGGAAGAGAAGAAGTTAGGAGAATTATCTGAAATCGTTCGTGGTGCTTCTCCTAGACCTATCCAAGATCCAAAATGGTTTGATGGATCATCAGAGGTTGGCTGGTTGCGTATTTCTGATGTGACAAATCAAAATGGAAGAATTCACGATCTTGAGCAACGAATTTCAGAATTAGGTCAAGAGAAAACTAGAGTACTCAAAGAACCACATTTATTATTGAGTATAGCAGCATCTGTCGGAAAACCAGTAATCAATTATGTGCAAACTGGTGTACACGATGGCTTCCTAATTTTTCTTAATCCAATTTTTGATAAAGAATTCATGTTTCAATGGTTGGAAATGTTCAAGGATGGTTGGAATAAATATGGTCAACCTGGAAGTCAAGTAAACTTAAATAGTGATATTGTAAAGAATCATAAACTAAAAGTACCGACTCTTGACGAACAACGTGCCATCGGCACTTTCTTCGCCAATCTTGATGACTTAATCGCTTCCCACCAGAACAAAATCGCTGAGCTTGAAACCTTGAAGAAGAAACTCCTACAGGATATGTTTATCTAA
- a CDS encoding ferredoxin reductase: MKGRSKMITIVVSILSVGFVGCLITWGVMAFLGRSQSLSVKSIENPSGDIYLIHLTKPKDMAWEAGSFAKFALPEVKESGQASRWLTIASNSDESEILILTHNSGSLYKETLTNLPAGTKVEMSWMDSHLPISDGGEPLVCFASDVGIAAMRPIVKDWISKRSIVLNHLDKGVTVFDKELSKMANHEESFSYETSTTISQSQNKPTEAVKQYGNKAIYLLSGQPDDLETMKGFLEDKGIDTKQVKTDSFTGLK, encoded by the coding sequence ATGAAAGGACGTTCTAAAATGATAACTATTGTCGTATCCATTCTTTCTGTAGGGTTTGTTGGCTGTCTAATTACTTGGGGCGTTATGGCTTTTCTTGGACGAAGCCAATCGTTATCAGTCAAATCCATTGAGAATCCCAGCGGAGATATTTATCTTATTCACCTAACAAAACCTAAGGATATGGCTTGGGAAGCTGGTTCTTTTGCTAAATTTGCATTACCTGAAGTTAAGGAAAGCGGACAAGCAAGTCGCTGGCTGACAATTGCCTCTAATAGTGATGAAAGCGAAATTCTTATTTTAACGCACAATAGCGGCAGTCTCTATAAGGAAACCTTAACTAATTTGCCAGCCGGTACAAAGGTCGAGATGAGCTGGATGGACTCACATCTGCCGATTTCAGATGGTGGGGAGCCGCTGGTTTGTTTCGCGTCTGATGTTGGTATTGCAGCTATGCGGCCTATCGTTAAAGACTGGATTAGCAAACGTTCGATTGTTCTCAACCATTTAGACAAGGGAGTAACGGTATTTGATAAAGAATTATCTAAGATGGCAAATCATGAAGAATCCTTTTCTTATGAAACCAGCACCACTATTTCCCAAAGTCAGAATAAGCCGACAGAAGCAGTAAAACAATATGGTAATAAAGCCATCTATCTCTTGTCTGGCCAGCCCGATGATCTTGAAACGATGAAGGGATTTCTTGAAGACAAAGGGATTGATACTAAACAGGTTAAGACCGACTCCTTTACAGGATTAAAATAG
- a CDS encoding MerR family transcriptional regulator — protein MHYSIGKMSELTKLSIHTLRYYEKEGLIAPKRDDGNRRIYNQSDYRWLQFIQRLKKVGMPIKEIRRYSDLRLKGDVTYSERLELLKSHLNLLDSNIDSLLKNREKLVEKIAFYEKEIDRLK, from the coding sequence ATGCATTATTCAATTGGCAAAATGTCAGAACTGACAAAACTTAGTATACATACACTGCGATATTATGAAAAGGAAGGGCTTATAGCACCAAAACGCGATGACGGAAACAGACGCATCTATAATCAAAGTGATTATAGATGGCTGCAGTTTATTCAGCGCTTAAAAAAAGTGGGGATGCCTATCAAAGAGATTAGACGCTACTCTGACTTGCGTTTAAAAGGCGATGTAACCTACTCTGAAAGATTAGAGCTGTTAAAGTCTCATTTAAACCTTTTAGACAGCAATATTGATAGCTTGCTGAAAAACAGAGAGAAACTGGTGGAGAAGATTGCGTTTTATGAAAAGGAGATTGATAGGCTGAAATAG
- a CDS encoding type II toxin-antitoxin system RelE/ParE family toxin, translating into MHAIYFYKDKNGNEHVLDYMRELASQKGKDSRIKLTKIQDYINILETKGIRAGGPFVKHLESGIWELRPLRDRILFVAWLDGSFVLLHSFVKKTQKTPRREIEQAKREVEDLRKRGVEK; encoded by the coding sequence GTGCACGCTATTTATTTTTATAAAGATAAAAATGGTAACGAGCATGTTTTAGATTATATGCGAGAACTGGCCAGTCAGAAGGGCAAGGATAGTCGGATTAAGCTGACCAAGATTCAGGACTACATCAATATTCTAGAAACTAAAGGGATCAGGGCGGGCGGACCTTTTGTGAAACATCTTGAGAGCGGCATTTGGGAATTGCGCCCTCTGAGGGACAGGATTTTATTTGTTGCTTGGTTGGATGGTAGTTTTGTTCTCTTGCATTCATTTGTCAAAAAGACACAGAAAACACCTCGTCGTGAAATAGAACAAGCCAAACGTGAAGTTGAAGATTTAAGGAAAAGGGGCGTGGAAAAATGA
- a CDS encoding autorepressor SdpR family transcription factor: protein MRFATTFKALSNPVRREILEILKAGSLPAGEISAQFDLSGATISHHLSVLKQADLIRETKEKNFIYYELNTSVIEDIMTWLIDLKGDSDNEN, encoded by the coding sequence ATGCGCTTTGCAACAACTTTTAAAGCCCTGTCAAATCCTGTCAGACGAGAGATTCTGGAGATTTTAAAAGCCGGCAGCCTGCCAGCAGGGGAAATATCCGCTCAGTTTGATCTTTCAGGCGCAACTATCTCCCATCATCTCAGTGTGCTGAAGCAGGCCGACTTGATACGAGAGACAAAGGAAAAAAATTTTATCTACTACGAACTTAATACGTCAGTAATAGAGGATATTATGACATGGCTGATTGATTTAAAGGGGGACAGCGATAATGAAAATTAA
- a CDS encoding YjdF family protein, which yields MKLTVYFDGVFWSGLVEYSDKKGYKAFRYVFGKEPKDEEVLDFIYFSLGRLLDRYDHLEGQNPISKAAERKKNPKRLQREISKAKNKPAVSTKAQAAMQKMQDNLKKEKKTFSKQQRLAEKERRYQLKQKKHQQKRKGH from the coding sequence ATGAAATTAACAGTCTATTTTGATGGTGTTTTTTGGTCAGGGCTGGTAGAATATTCTGATAAGAAAGGCTACAAAGCTTTTCGTTATGTATTTGGCAAAGAACCTAAGGACGAAGAGGTACTTGATTTTATTTATTTCTCTCTAGGGAGACTGCTGGATCGCTATGATCATCTTGAAGGACAGAACCCCATTTCTAAAGCAGCAGAAAGAAAAAAGAATCCTAAGCGTCTGCAGAGAGAAATAAGCAAAGCAAAAAACAAACCTGCTGTTTCAACTAAAGCTCAAGCTGCTATGCAGAAAATGCAGGATAACCTGAAAAAAGAGAAAAAGACCTTCAGCAAACAGCAGCGTCTAGCGGAGAAAGAGCGTCGCTATCAGTTAAAGCAGAAGAAACATCAGCAAAAAAGAAAGGGGCACTAG
- a CDS encoding SdpI family protein yields the protein MKINRKVLILSSLIILLPVAVGIIYWTKLPDTMATHFDFTGRANGFNSKLFTVFGLPLLLLGTHLFVVYFTSYDPKAKNISSKPALLIYWIVPLTSLFVMAAVYSSSLGFLINPMLLSGLLLGGLALGIGNYMPKIRQNYSIGIRLPWTLDDEENWNKTHRLAGKIWVICGFIIFTESFLQLFFPYILTAALAVMILVPTVYSFRLNRLKVNNEND from the coding sequence ATGAAAATTAATAGAAAAGTGTTAATTCTCAGTTCACTCATTATTCTTTTACCAGTTGCGGTTGGTATCATTTATTGGACGAAACTGCCTGATACTATGGCCACACATTTTGATTTTACAGGAAGAGCTAATGGTTTTAACAGTAAATTATTTACCGTTTTCGGTCTGCCTCTGCTGCTTTTAGGGACACATCTTTTTGTGGTTTATTTCACCTCCTATGACCCTAAAGCGAAAAATATCAGCTCTAAACCGGCTTTGCTTATTTATTGGATTGTTCCGCTGACCTCACTCTTTGTGATGGCTGCTGTTTACAGTTCCTCTTTAGGTTTCCTGATTAACCCGATGCTTCTGTCCGGATTGTTACTAGGGGGTCTAGCTTTAGGTATTGGCAATTATATGCCAAAAATCAGGCAGAACTATTCAATCGGTATCAGACTTCCATGGACCTTAGATGATGAGGAAAACTGGAATAAAACACATCGACTGGCTGGGAAAATATGGGTTATCTGCGGGTTTATTATCTTTACAGAAAGTTTTCTGCAGCTTTTTTTCCCGTATATACTGACTGCAGCATTAGCTGTTATGATATTGGTGCCGACTGTTTATTCTTTTAGGCTGAATCGTTTGAAGGTGAATAATGAAAATGACTGA
- a CDS encoding type I restriction-modification system subunit M, which produces MEETQTSAALYQALWNSADILRSKMDANDYKSYLLGMVFYKYLSDKLLLFVAETMDEETDDLQEALATYSKYYDDVDMHEDLIEVVKNELSYAIEPQLTFTALVNRINDGSFQLEELAQGFRNIEQADELFENLFEDIDLYSKKLGATPQKQNQTIASVMKALAVLDVAAHAGDMLGDAYEYLIGQFATDSGKKAGEFYTPQPVAKLMTRIALLGREGKKGFTLYDATMGSGSLLLNAKKYSHEPNTVSYYGQELNTSTYNLARMNMILHGVPIENQYLHNADTLDEDWPTTEPTNFDGVLMNPPYSAKWSADSGFLQDPRFSAFGALAPKSKADFAFLLHGYYHLKQDGGVMAIVLPHGVLFRGNAEGKIRKHLLEEGAIDTVIGLPSNIFFNTSIPTTVIILKKNRIDRDVFFIDASKEFDKGKNQNLMTDAHIEKVLEAYKNRQNIDKFAHLASFEEIKENDFNLNIPRYVDTFEEEEVAPLAEIVTNINRTNQEIAEKTSALMDMLGLLKGTTPEAKQDLQALLNNFKG; this is translated from the coding sequence ATGGAAGAAACACAAACCTCTGCAGCGCTCTATCAAGCGCTGTGGAACTCAGCGGATATTCTCCGCTCCAAAATGGATGCCAACGATTACAAGTCCTACCTGCTTGGGATGGTTTTTTATAAGTACTTGTCGGACAAGCTCCTTCTCTTTGTAGCAGAGACCATGGACGAGGAAACCGATGATCTGCAGGAGGCGCTTGCCACCTACAGCAAGTATTATGATGATGTCGATATGCACGAAGACTTGATTGAGGTCGTCAAAAATGAGCTCAGCTACGCGATTGAACCCCAGCTAACCTTCACAGCTCTGGTCAACCGTATCAATGACGGAAGCTTCCAGCTGGAAGAATTGGCACAAGGTTTCCGTAACATTGAGCAAGCCGACGAGCTCTTTGAAAATCTCTTTGAAGACATTGACCTTTACTCGAAAAAGCTAGGCGCAACGCCGCAGAAACAAAATCAAACTATCGCTTCGGTCATGAAAGCTTTGGCTGTTCTTGATGTAGCTGCGCATGCTGGTGATATGCTGGGGGATGCCTATGAGTACTTAATCGGCCAGTTTGCGACAGACTCAGGTAAAAAGGCAGGGGAGTTTTACACCCCTCAGCCCGTCGCTAAGCTCATGACCAGAATCGCCCTATTAGGACGCGAAGGCAAGAAAGGTTTCACCCTTTACGATGCCACCATGGGATCGGGATCGCTCCTGCTCAATGCCAAGAAATACAGCCATGAGCCGAATACCGTTTCTTATTATGGTCAGGAGCTCAATACTTCTACCTACAATCTGGCGCGCATGAATATGATTCTGCATGGGGTGCCAATTGAAAACCAGTATCTCCACAACGCTGATACTTTGGATGAAGACTGGCCAACGACAGAGCCGACCAACTTTGATGGCGTTCTGATGAATCCGCCCTACTCAGCTAAGTGGTCAGCAGACAGTGGTTTCTTGCAAGATCCCCGTTTTTCAGCTTTTGGAGCCTTGGCGCCTAAATCCAAAGCAGATTTTGCCTTTTTGCTGCACGGTTATTACCATCTGAAACAAGATGGGGGTGTCATGGCTATCGTCCTGCCGCACGGTGTTCTTTTCCGAGGCAATGCTGAAGGCAAAATCAGGAAGCACCTTTTGGAAGAAGGGGCCATTGATACGGTGATTGGCCTGCCGTCAAATATCTTTTTCAACACCAGCATTCCAACTACAGTCATTATTCTTAAGAAAAACCGCATCGACCGTGATGTTTTCTTCATCGATGCCTCCAAGGAATTTGACAAAGGAAAAAATCAAAATCTGATGACGGATGCTCACATCGAGAAGGTTTTAGAGGCTTACAAAAATCGCCAAAATATAGATAAGTTTGCCCATCTGGCCAGCTTTGAAGAGATTAAGGAAAATGATTTCAACCTCAACATCCCCCGTTATGTGGATACCTTTGAAGAGGAAGAAGTGGCACCGCTAGCTGAGATTGTGACCAATATCAACCGAACCAACCAAGAGATTGCGGAAAAGACCTCTGCACTGATGGATATGCTAGGCCTGCTTAAAGGGACCACACCAGAAGCCAAACAAGATCTCCAAGCGCTTCTCAATAACTTTAAAGGCTAA